The following coding sequences lie in one Geitlerinema sp. PCC 9228 genomic window:
- a CDS encoding 30S ribosomal protein S1 → MVNNTMTKDVGFTHEDFAALLDKYDYNFSPGDVVAGTVFNLEPNGALIDIGAKTAAYLPIQEMSINRVDNPDEVLQPNETREFFILSDENEEGQLTLSIRRIEYMRAWERVRQLQAEDATVLSNVFATNRGGALVRIEGLRGFIPGSHISTRKPKEELVGEDLPLKFLEVDEDRNRLVLSHRRALVERKMNRLEVGEVVTGAVRGIKPYGAFIDIGGVSGLLHISEISHDHIDTPHSVLNVNDELKVMIIDLDADRGRISLSTKQLEPEAGAMVKNREMVFAQAEEMAAKWREQQLHQQQGQSQETAATESAPTSTETSEQPQQPVAPNAEATPAAVEAPAATAATEAAVETTETPAAVSTEPEATEGSPTPSAVEEPPAADHSEDRETTPQEVATDSVSEEENPVSSEL, encoded by the coding sequence TTGGCTTTACCCACGAGGATTTTGCAGCGTTACTAGACAAATATGACTACAACTTCAGCCCCGGCGACGTCGTAGCTGGCACGGTTTTTAACCTGGAGCCCAATGGGGCTTTGATTGATATTGGTGCCAAAACGGCGGCTTACCTGCCCATTCAGGAAATGTCCATCAATCGGGTTGACAATCCCGATGAAGTCCTCCAGCCCAACGAAACCCGAGAATTTTTCATTCTCAGCGACGAAAACGAAGAAGGGCAGCTTACCCTCTCCATTCGCCGCATCGAATACATGCGGGCTTGGGAGCGGGTACGGCAGCTACAAGCGGAAGATGCCACCGTTCTTTCTAACGTGTTTGCCACCAACCGCGGTGGTGCCTTAGTCAGAATCGAAGGACTGCGCGGATTTATCCCCGGCTCCCACATCAGCACCCGCAAACCCAAAGAAGAACTCGTGGGTGAAGACCTCCCCCTGAAATTCTTGGAAGTAGACGAAGACCGCAACCGACTTGTTCTCAGCCACCGACGTGCCTTGGTCGAACGGAAGATGAACCGTTTGGAAGTCGGCGAAGTGGTCACCGGTGCCGTACGCGGTATCAAACCCTACGGTGCTTTCATCGACATTGGCGGCGTCAGCGGTTTGCTCCACATTTCCGAAATTTCCCACGACCACATCGACACGCCTCATAGCGTCTTGAATGTCAATGACGAGCTGAAGGTCATGATTATCGACCTAGACGCCGACCGAGGCCGCATTTCCCTGTCTACCAAGCAACTAGAACCCGAAGCTGGTGCCATGGTGAAAAATCGGGAAATGGTATTTGCTCAAGCTGAGGAGATGGCTGCTAAGTGGCGGGAGCAGCAATTACACCAACAACAGGGGCAATCCCAGGAAACGGCTGCCACCGAAAGTGCTCCCACGAGTACCGAGACCAGCGAACAGCCGCAACAACCAGTCGCTCCCAATGCCGAAGCCACCCCTGCAGCGGTAGAAGCACCGGCAGCAACCGCGGCAACCGAAGCAGCGGTAGAAACCACCGAAACCCCAGCGGCAGTTTCCACCGAACCAGAAGCTACAGAAGGTTCGCCCACCCCCTCTGCTGTAGAAGAACCACCGGCCGCAGACCATTCAGAAGACCGCGAAACCACCCCACAAGAGGTAGCTACCGACTCGGTGAGCGAGGAAGAAAATCCCGTCAGCTCCGAATTGTAA
- a CDS encoding HAD family hydrolase, translating into MPATIQCRHITFSNIKAILFDKDGTLENSQGFLYELGHRRAQLLDAQVPGTGRTLLAGFGLDGTSIDPTGLLAVGSHWENQVAAAAYVAATGRGWVDSMEMARQAFEQAENQLPHPSTPSPLFAGSLEVLQNLHQNGFKLGILSADSNERVQNFVRYYQLGCYIQLQMGVDNHGPSKPDPALFYQACQQLGVQPADTLMVGDAPTDMQMAKQAGAAGCIGICWSNPHAAGLELADIAIANLEEIQIVA; encoded by the coding sequence ATGCCGGCTACCATTCAATGTAGACACATTACCTTTTCTAATATAAAAGCGATTCTGTTTGACAAAGACGGCACTCTGGAAAACTCCCAGGGCTTTTTGTACGAGTTGGGACACAGGCGGGCACAGTTGCTGGATGCGCAAGTTCCAGGAACCGGTCGTACGTTGCTGGCAGGATTTGGTCTGGATGGCACCAGCATAGACCCTACGGGATTGCTGGCTGTGGGCAGCCATTGGGAAAATCAAGTCGCCGCTGCTGCCTACGTAGCCGCGACCGGTCGCGGTTGGGTAGACTCGATGGAAATGGCCCGGCAGGCTTTCGAGCAAGCAGAAAACCAACTGCCCCATCCATCTACTCCCTCTCCCCTGTTTGCCGGCAGTTTGGAAGTTTTGCAAAATCTCCACCAAAATGGCTTCAAGCTAGGCATTCTCTCTGCTGACAGCAACGAACGGGTGCAGAATTTCGTGCGCTATTACCAGTTGGGATGCTATATTCAATTGCAGATGGGCGTAGATAACCACGGACCTAGCAAACCCGATCCGGCACTGTTCTATCAAGCTTGCCAACAATTGGGCGTCCAGCCGGCGGATACGCTCATGGTGGGAGATGCTCCCACGGATATGCAAATGGCCAAACAAGCCGGTGCGGCGGGATGTATCGGGATTTGCTGGTCAAATCCTCATGCCGCAGGCTTAGAACTTGCTGATATTGCGATCGCCAACTTAGAGGAAATTCAAATCGTAGCTTAA